The sequence below is a genomic window from Salicibibacter cibarius.
TTTCTTCCAGCAATTTATTGGCACCGTATTTTTGCAATCGGCGTGCGGCTTCTTGGTCGTTTAAGCCTGTGCCAATATCGGTGTTAAAAGACTTGTACAACGTGTAAGGATCGGTTTGATGCCACTTCATCTCATTTACACCCCACAGCTTGGACTTCTCATTCATCCTATTCAGCGGGTGGGGGAAACATGCTATACTGGTAAAAGTGAGAAAGGATGATCGCCATGTCTTTTGATGGATTTGTCCTGCGCAGCGTTCTCCATGAATGGCAGGAAACGCTTGAAGGGGCACGAATCACGAAAATCAAACAACCGACCGCTACTGATCTGAATATGACCGTCCGAAAGAGCGGAAGCAACCATACAATTTTATTTTCCATCCATCCGAGTTTTGCCCGCCTGCACTTTAGTCCTACGGCAGATTCGGGGCCCGCAGAACCACCGATGTTTTGCCGGATGCTTAGAAAAAATCTCGAAGGCGGTTTTATACGCGGCATCGAACAAGACGGGCTTGAACGGATCGCCACGTTACACATTGAAGGGACGGATGAAATCGGCGATCGGGAAAATAAACGGCTCGTTATGGAACTGATGGGCAAGCACAGCAACCTGTTGCTTATTGATAATGACGACAAAATTGTAGAATGCATGAAGCACGTACCGGCGTCTGTCAACCGCTATCGAACGCTTTTGCCGGGGCGGGCTTATGAGACACCTCCCGACCAACAGAAAAAGAACCCGTTGGAGGCGGACGAAGATACCGTACTGCGCGCCCTCGATTTCAATCAAGGCAAATTGGACCGGCAACTCGTGCAACAGTTTACGGGCATGTCGCCGCTCCTCGCGAAAGAAATCGTCCATCGGGCAGGCGTTGGGGAAAAGGAGCGGCTTGCGGACAGTTTCACGGAAATGATGCGCACCATGAAAGACTTTCGATTGCAGCCGACGATCGTGTATGACGAAACGAAAGAATTTTTTCATGTCGTGGCGTTGACGCATAAAGATGGAAGCAAAGAGACATTTTCAAGCGCTAATGAGATGATATTTGCCTTTTATGAAGGAAAAGCAGAGCGCGA
It includes:
- a CDS encoding Rqc2 family fibronectin-binding protein; this encodes MSFDGFVLRSVLHEWQETLEGARITKIKQPTATDLNMTVRKSGSNHTILFSIHPSFARLHFSPTADSGPAEPPMFCRMLRKNLEGGFIRGIEQDGLERIATLHIEGTDEIGDRENKRLVMELMGKHSNLLLIDNDDKIVECMKHVPASVNRYRTLLPGRAYETPPDQQKKNPLEADEDTVLRALDFNQGKLDRQLVQQFTGMSPLLAKEIVHRAGVGEKERLADSFTEMMRTMKDFRLQPTIVYDETKEFFHVVALTHKDGSKETFSSANEMIFAFYEGKAERDRVKQQAFDLERFIRNQRNRNEKKLEKLKETAEQAENDLENQKLGELLTAHMHTIRPGDSVAEVTDYYDEEAPTIHIELDPEKAPADNAQAYFQRYNKAKNAGKAVEQQRQSARREIDYFDSLLQQLDSIEAKDIADIREELEEGGYLKAKPSKKRKKNQQKPTLDRYESSEGIEILVGKNNKQNEYLTGRLARRSDTWLHTKNIPGSHVVIRAEEFNDDTLEKAAGIAAYYSKARDSGSVPVDYTLIRHVKKPNGAKPGFVTYDEQKTVFVTPDAGTVRKLRQ